Proteins co-encoded in one Desulfitobacterium hafniense DCB-2 genomic window:
- a CDS encoding LysM peptidoglycan-binding domain-containing protein — MSYSIELSFNNRDESFELPVMPGSLDASKSGNNKTYDIIALGEINIIKNPQRIEYGFSSIFPAQRYPFVTVQTLLQPIEYVQLIIRWMESKQPIRFIFTSDRFEINTLASIESFDWEEVAGGSGDLEYSLKLKSYVPYAAQKVPIEDLIDKSASTVAVPPPAPVRPNETKPPKTYTLVAGDTLWAVAQKHLGNGARWPEIQKLNDITDAEIRRLQIGRVLKLP, encoded by the coding sequence ATGTCTTATAGCATTGAACTCAGCTTCAACAACCGGGACGAATCCTTCGAGCTTCCCGTCATGCCGGGAAGCCTTGACGCCAGTAAGTCCGGCAACAACAAAACTTATGACATCATCGCCCTGGGTGAGATCAACATTATTAAGAATCCCCAGCGCATTGAATACGGATTCAGCAGCATCTTTCCAGCCCAGCGCTATCCCTTTGTGACAGTTCAAACACTCTTGCAGCCTATCGAATATGTCCAGCTTATCATCAGGTGGATGGAGTCTAAACAACCCATCCGCTTTATTTTTACCTCCGACCGATTTGAGATCAACACTTTGGCTAGTATTGAGAGCTTTGACTGGGAAGAGGTTGCCGGTGGTTCAGGGGATCTTGAATACTCCCTTAAGCTCAAAAGTTACGTCCCCTATGCGGCACAAAAGGTGCCTATAGAAGATCTTATTGATAAATCAGCGTCCACAGTGGCAGTGCCGCCTCCGGCACCGGTCAGGCCCAATGAAACCAAGCCCCCTAAGACCTATACACTGGTGGCTGGGGATACCCTGTGGGCGGTGGCTCAGAAGCATTTGGGCAATGGTGCCCGCTGGCCGGAAATACAAAAGCTAAATGACATCACGGACGCGGAAATTAGGCGGCTGCAGATCGGCCGGGTGTTGAAACTGCCATAA
- a CDS encoding XkdQ/YqbQ family protein produces MLKIVIDNKDGNVWDISQIVADVNWKTSRIGKAGSLDFTLIKNAPAQELAFKYANGNIVHVQMEDGTNVFYGYIFSIDGGKDEAVKITCYDQLRYLMASDTSIYTNITVSELVREIAARFQLETGRIDDTKYRIPTFSEDNQKMMDMICKALDLTLINTGKNYVFFDDFGALTIRNVEDFLLDFIIGDHSLMTDFSHKVSIDSDTYNVINLYKDNKETGKREPYEKPCSANIAKWGVLQLCQSIDEEMNEAQISEMLKNLLTLKNRETKSLKIEALGDIRVRGGCYVRIQIAEYGINQPFLVDECTHRFDGVNHTMSLELRVI; encoded by the coding sequence ATGCTGAAAATCGTGATCGACAATAAAGACGGAAACGTATGGGACATCTCTCAGATCGTCGCTGATGTGAATTGGAAAACAAGCCGGATCGGCAAGGCTGGTAGCTTAGATTTTACGCTCATCAAAAATGCACCCGCTCAGGAACTGGCCTTTAAGTACGCCAATGGGAACATTGTCCATGTCCAGATGGAAGATGGTACTAATGTCTTTTATGGTTATATCTTTAGTATAGACGGAGGTAAGGATGAGGCGGTGAAGATTACTTGCTATGATCAGCTGCGCTATCTTATGGCCAGTGATACTAGTATTTATACGAATATTACAGTCTCGGAGCTGGTCAGGGAAATAGCTGCCCGGTTCCAACTTGAGACAGGTCGCATTGATGATACAAAGTATAGGATACCGACTTTCTCCGAAGACAATCAGAAGATGATGGATATGATCTGTAAGGCGCTGGACCTGACGCTCATTAATACAGGCAAGAACTATGTCTTCTTTGATGATTTTGGCGCACTGACCATTCGGAATGTTGAGGATTTTCTCCTGGATTTTATCATTGGTGATCATAGCCTGATGACAGACTTCAGTCATAAGGTTTCTATTGATTCTGATACGTATAATGTCATCAATTTATATAAGGACAATAAAGAAACCGGTAAACGGGAACCCTACGAAAAGCCCTGCAGTGCCAATATAGCCAAATGGGGAGTGCTGCAGCTTTGTCAATCTATAGATGAAGAGATGAACGAGGCCCAAATTAGTGAAATGCTTAAAAATCTACTCACTCTTAAGAATCGGGAGACGAAATCCCTTAAAATTGAAGCATTAGGCGATATCCGGGTCCGAGGCGGTTGCTATGTACGCATTCAAATTGCCGAGTATGGAATCAATCAGCCTTTTCTGGTCGATGAATGCACCCACCGCTTCGATGGGGTGAATCATACGATGAGTCTGGAGTTAAGGGTTATTTGA
- a CDS encoding DUF2577 domain-containing protein, whose product MSSLLDLIKAAGADAVNASNPVNILFGEILTVHPLSVKVDQRFILPADFLMVPERMTKYEVDLQHTHQYTDDGSTSDTSEALTQRIVIRSGLAPGDRVLMLRVQGGQRYVILDKVVVSL is encoded by the coding sequence ATGTCTAGTTTATTGGACCTAATCAAAGCGGCTGGGGCGGATGCCGTTAACGCATCCAACCCTGTGAATATTCTTTTTGGCGAGATCTTAACAGTGCATCCGCTCAGTGTCAAAGTCGATCAACGCTTTATACTGCCAGCGGATTTTTTAATGGTGCCGGAGAGAATGACAAAATACGAAGTGGATTTGCAGCATACGCATCAATACACCGATGATGGTTCTACGAGTGACACGTCGGAAGCTTTAACCCAAAGAATCGTGATTCGCTCCGGACTTGCCCCGGGGGATAGGGTTTTGATGCTTAGAGTCCAGGGTGGGCAGCGTTATGTCATTTTAGATAAGGTGGTGGTGTCTTTATGA
- a CDS encoding DUF2634 domain-containing protein, producing MIPTGGSITHGVIQYAQRPSLTWRLDPAKGRITGRLDGLESVQQAAAKILQTQRFRHLIYTPNYGSELGQLIGMNRAFVKSEAVRMLEEALTQDDRITGVENVQTTAAGDSLLIEFTVISTYGRFNMTQEVGD from the coding sequence ATGATCCCCACAGGTGGAAGCATTACCCATGGGGTGATTCAGTATGCCCAACGGCCTTCCCTTACCTGGAGGCTTGACCCGGCCAAAGGGCGCATCACTGGGAGGCTGGACGGATTGGAATCTGTGCAACAAGCCGCGGCCAAGATTCTGCAGACCCAGCGGTTTCGCCATTTGATCTATACCCCGAATTACGGTAGTGAGTTGGGTCAATTGATAGGCATGAATCGGGCTTTTGTGAAATCTGAAGCTGTTAGGATGCTTGAAGAGGCATTGACTCAAGATGACCGGATCACAGGAGTCGAAAATGTGCAGACCACAGCTGCGGGAGATAGCCTGCTGATTGAGTTTACCGTGATCAGCACCTATGGGAGATTCAATATGACTCAGGAGGTGGGCGATTAA
- a CDS encoding baseplate J/gp47 family protein: MYEHQTYEAILVRMLARVPETIDKREGSLIYDALAPGAAELAQAYAELVVNNNLSFADTASGEFLTRRAAEFGIKRKVATKAWRRGGFLDSNNALLNIPLGSRYSIGGLNYTAIEQISTGAYVLECETAGTAGNQQFGDLLPIAYVNSLARAELTEVLVPGEDEETDEALLSRYYETVNEPAFGGNMADYRQKVNAINGVGGTKVFPTWAGGGTVKCTIIASDWAKPSPELVNEVQSTMDPEENQGMGLGQAPIGHAVTIAGVDKVTVDVETTLTLAPGVTPGQVQSDVEAILDAYLLEQRKTWAAQTQIIIRMAQIDARMLTVQGVEDVTGTKLNGTEANFLLDEEEIPILGTVIINE, from the coding sequence ATGTATGAACATCAGACTTATGAGGCGATTCTGGTCAGGATGCTCGCCAGGGTGCCGGAGACCATCGACAAGCGGGAGGGCAGTCTGATTTACGATGCCCTGGCCCCGGGAGCGGCGGAGCTGGCTCAGGCATATGCCGAGTTAGTGGTTAACAATAATCTTTCTTTCGCGGATACGGCCAGCGGAGAATTTTTAACCCGCCGGGCCGCTGAGTTTGGAATCAAGCGGAAGGTGGCTACAAAAGCCTGGCGGCGTGGCGGATTTCTGGATAGTAATAATGCCCTTCTTAACATTCCGCTAGGCAGCCGCTACAGCATCGGTGGGCTGAATTATACCGCTATCGAACAGATCAGTACCGGCGCGTATGTCCTTGAATGTGAAACGGCCGGCACAGCAGGCAATCAGCAATTTGGGGATTTGCTCCCTATCGCCTATGTCAATAGTTTGGCCAGGGCGGAACTCACCGAGGTGCTGGTTCCAGGTGAGGATGAGGAGACAGACGAAGCCCTGCTCTCCCGATACTATGAGACGGTAAACGAACCGGCTTTTGGCGGGAATATGGCAGATTATCGGCAAAAAGTCAATGCTATCAATGGTGTAGGAGGAACCAAAGTCTTTCCCACTTGGGCTGGGGGTGGCACTGTGAAATGCACGATTATTGCCTCTGACTGGGCTAAGCCATCTCCTGAATTAGTGAATGAGGTTCAATCCACTATGGATCCGGAAGAGAATCAGGGGATGGGACTGGGGCAGGCACCGATCGGCCATGCCGTGACGATAGCCGGGGTGGATAAGGTTACGGTGGATGTGGAAACGACACTCACGCTTGCGCCAGGTGTAACTCCCGGGCAGGTTCAATCCGATGTGGAAGCGATCTTAGATGCCTATCTTTTAGAACAAAGAAAAACCTGGGCTGCGCAAACCCAGATCATCATCCGTATGGCACAAATTGATGCCCGGATGCTTACTGTCCAAGGCGTCGAAGATGTGACTGGAACAAAGCTTAATGGGACGGAGGCCAATTTCTTGCTTGATGAGGAAGAAATTCCAATCTTGGGGACGGTGATTATCAATGAGTAA
- a CDS encoding putative phage tail protein — translation MSKSIREYWPQLFDNILDFQLLADAVDTEIQSLGETVDQQLADQFVLTSGYEAVKRRERMLGIQADPTNETLDFRKKRIINRYSTKPPFTIRYLQDRLDFLVGEEKAIVSADGQDFLLFVETAIENAALFKEVERTIKTIKPANLIYNQQTALGDHISMEEHIRFRTLERQTRLGSTWRVGMTPFAVADLEVSVK, via the coding sequence ATGAGTAAGTCTATTAGAGAATATTGGCCCCAATTGTTTGATAACATTTTAGACTTTCAGCTTCTAGCTGATGCAGTGGATACCGAAATACAGTCTCTAGGTGAGACAGTGGATCAGCAACTCGCTGACCAATTTGTTCTCACTTCAGGCTATGAGGCGGTAAAACGCCGGGAAAGGATGCTGGGCATCCAGGCTGATCCCACGAATGAAACGCTGGACTTCCGGAAAAAACGGATTATTAACCGTTATTCAACGAAGCCGCCGTTCACTATTCGTTATCTTCAAGACCGCTTGGATTTTCTGGTGGGTGAGGAGAAAGCAATTGTGAGTGCGGATGGTCAAGACTTTTTACTTTTCGTGGAGACCGCCATTGAAAATGCGGCGCTCTTTAAAGAGGTCGAGCGGACAATAAAAACCATCAAACCGGCAAACTTGATCTATAACCAGCAAACCGCTTTAGGTGATCATATCTCCATGGAAGAGCATATACGTTTCCGTACATTAGAGAGGCAAACCCGGCTGGGTTCAACATGGAGGGTAGGAATGACACCTTTTGCCGTAGCAGATTTGGAGGTGAGCGTTAAGTGA
- a CDS encoding DUF3231 family protein, with product MTIMDKVQSATRATVQGIVDREPVNYLEGGGIYGIISQGRHNLCTLEIMYNHAQDSELKERIEEAMEKLTRPLIEECEGLLKESNAQVPQFHFTNHKMHKEKLNIPEDARMTDMEIAAAVGTMAKAAQVNILAALQNSYQLHIGIMFRKFLDESLDWNYRLLQLMINRGWLPHVAKITH from the coding sequence ATGACCATAATGGATAAAGTTCAATCCGCTACACGGGCGACAGTGCAAGGTATTGTCGACCGGGAACCTGTTAACTATCTTGAAGGCGGGGGTATTTATGGTATAATCTCTCAAGGACGACATAATTTATGTACTTTGGAGATTATGTATAACCATGCCCAGGATTCTGAACTGAAAGAACGTATCGAAGAAGCCATGGAAAAGCTTACACGCCCTTTAATTGAAGAGTGTGAAGGACTTTTGAAAGAAAGCAATGCCCAGGTTCCTCAATTCCATTTCACCAATCATAAAATGCATAAGGAGAAGTTGAATATTCCTGAAGATGCTCGAATGACGGATATGGAAATTGCGGCTGCCGTTGGAACAATGGCTAAGGCGGCTCAGGTTAATATCCTGGCTGCTTTGCAAAACTCCTATCAATTGCATATTGGAATTATGTTCCGCAAATTCCTGGATGAAAGCCTGGATTGGAACTACCGTCTCCTGCAATTGATGATCAATCGCGGCTGGCTGCCTCACGTTGCTAAAATTACACATTAA
- the hpt gene encoding hypoxanthine phosphoribosyltransferase: MEEKIGKVLLSREEIQKRVAELGEEITRDYKDQNLLVLAILKGAVPFMADLIREIRIPLKYDFMAVSSYGASTHSSGVVRILKDLERSVEDHHILIVEDIIDTGLTLKYLKENLAARNPLSIKVVTLLDKPDRRKAEVVPDYNGFTIPDEFVVGYGLDFDEHYRNLPYVGILKPEAYSSEG; this comes from the coding sequence GTGGAAGAAAAGATTGGCAAAGTATTGCTCAGCCGTGAAGAAATTCAAAAACGTGTCGCGGAGCTGGGTGAGGAAATCACCCGTGATTATAAAGACCAGAATTTATTAGTTCTAGCAATTCTTAAAGGGGCAGTTCCCTTCATGGCGGATTTGATCAGGGAGATTAGAATTCCTTTAAAGTATGACTTTATGGCTGTTTCCAGTTACGGCGCTTCTACACATTCTTCCGGTGTAGTAAGGATTCTCAAGGATTTGGAGCGAAGTGTAGAAGATCACCATATATTGATTGTGGAAGATATCATTGATACAGGCTTAACTCTGAAGTACTTAAAAGAGAATCTGGCTGCCCGGAATCCGCTCAGTATTAAGGTGGTTACTTTGCTGGACAAGCCGGATCGCCGTAAAGCTGAGGTAGTGCCGGATTATAATGGGTTTACGATTCCTGATGAATTTGTGGTAGGATATGGACTTGATTTTGATGAGCACTATCGCAATTTGCCCTATGTTGGTATTCTAAAGCCGGAAGCTTATAGCTCAGAAGGCTAA
- the guaA gene encoding glutamine-hydrolyzing GMP synthase: MAQELVLVLDFGGQYNQLIARRVREAHVYSEMISYKTPVEEIKARNPKGIIFSGGPASVNQEGAPKVDEAIYELGIPIFGICYGMQLMTVQLGGKVMHPEVREYGKAMLHVDQAKGLWKGLGGERQCWMSHGDSVTELPEGFVIAAHTDHTPVAAMMDETRHFYGVQFHPEVKHTPDGQAMLKHFLFDICGCHGEWTMESFIDAQVKAIREKVGDRQVLCALSGGVDSSVAAVLVHKAIGDQLTCVFVDHGFMRKNEPEQVKKIFTEQFHLKLIFVDARERFMAKIGGVSDPETKRIGIGNEFIRLFEDEARKLGQIDFLVQGTLYPDIVESGTDTAETIKSHHNVGGLPEDMQFELIEPLDMLFKDEVREVGAELGIPDEIVWRQPFPGPGLAIRIIGEVTEEKLDILREADAVIVEEIRNAGLYKEVWQSFAVLPTIKSVGVMGDGRTYAYPIVVRAVTSEDAMTADWARLPYDLMEKISTRIVNEVKGVNRVVYDITSKPPGTIEWE, from the coding sequence ATGGCTCAAGAACTCGTGTTGGTTCTGGATTTTGGTGGCCAATATAATCAGCTGATTGCTCGGCGTGTCAGAGAAGCTCATGTGTACTCGGAGATGATATCATATAAAACACCTGTGGAGGAGATTAAAGCAAGAAACCCCAAAGGAATTATTTTTTCCGGCGGACCAGCCAGTGTCAATCAAGAAGGGGCACCCAAGGTGGATGAGGCCATTTATGAATTAGGCATTCCTATTTTCGGTATTTGTTATGGTATGCAGTTGATGACGGTTCAGCTAGGTGGAAAGGTAATGCATCCCGAAGTTCGGGAATATGGCAAAGCCATGCTCCATGTAGATCAGGCCAAGGGCCTGTGGAAAGGCCTGGGGGGAGAACGCCAATGTTGGATGAGCCACGGGGACTCAGTCACTGAGCTTCCTGAAGGCTTCGTTATCGCCGCTCATACAGACCATACCCCGGTAGCTGCTATGATGGACGAAACACGTCATTTTTACGGAGTACAGTTCCATCCGGAAGTAAAGCATACTCCAGACGGGCAGGCCATGCTTAAGCATTTTTTGTTTGATATCTGCGGATGTCATGGGGAGTGGACGATGGAGTCCTTTATCGACGCCCAAGTCAAAGCTATTCGGGAGAAAGTGGGAGATCGGCAGGTCCTTTGCGCCCTCAGCGGCGGTGTGGACTCCTCTGTAGCAGCCGTTCTTGTTCATAAGGCCATCGGCGACCAACTGACCTGCGTCTTTGTGGATCATGGCTTTATGCGTAAAAATGAACCGGAACAGGTCAAGAAGATTTTTACGGAGCAGTTCCATCTTAAGCTGATTTTTGTGGATGCCCGGGAGCGTTTTATGGCCAAGATCGGCGGAGTATCCGATCCTGAGACCAAACGGATCGGTATCGGCAATGAGTTCATCCGCCTTTTTGAAGATGAAGCCCGCAAATTAGGGCAGATTGATTTCTTGGTTCAAGGCACTCTCTATCCGGATATTGTGGAGAGTGGTACGGATACCGCCGAAACCATCAAGAGCCATCATAATGTGGGCGGACTTCCTGAAGATATGCAGTTTGAGCTGATTGAGCCGTTGGATATGCTTTTTAAGGATGAGGTTCGTGAAGTAGGTGCTGAATTAGGTATCCCCGACGAGATCGTCTGGCGGCAGCCTTTCCCCGGACCGGGACTGGCGATTCGCATTATCGGCGAGGTTACGGAAGAAAAGCTGGACATCCTTCGGGAGGCTGATGCCGTCATCGTGGAAGAAATCCGTAATGCAGGACTCTACAAAGAGGTATGGCAATCCTTCGCTGTACTTCCTACCATAAAAAGCGTTGGCGTCATGGGAGATGGCCGGACTTACGCCTATCCCATCGTTGTCCGCGCCGTGACCAGCGAGGATGCCATGACGGCGGACTGGGCAAGACTTCCCTATGACCTGATGGAGAAAATCTCCACCCGCATCGTCAACGAAGTGAAGGGTGTCAATAGGGTAGTGTATGACATTACCTCAAAACCTCCTGGGACCATCGAGTGGGAGTAA
- a CDS encoding tyrosine-type recombinase/integrase — MQTKKGLEKMIMSKGEDITFTELQKRYLKKCLVNNLSEYTLRFYEVSCNTFNKFIDLSQLMASEVNRDLIDNYILYLRNTGVKAVTINTYIHGISPIIKYGMSLGLIEKFGFNEIKTTEEIKQIYTPHELQILLKKPNMKSFAEYRNWVIINFLLGTGVRALELRSIRIKDIDLKMSMLIVPRTKNGKQRYIPISKSLNKILTDYLDYRKAESEEDFLFCNEFGQYLPRTTLQIGITKYCKKRGVNKYSLHLFRHTFANMWIVNNGSLFILQKILGHASLKQVNHYANLAMGDLKQNFDSFCALESVAVQDKNRIKM, encoded by the coding sequence ATGCAAACGAAAAAAGGTCTAGAGAAGATGATCATGAGTAAAGGAGAGGATATTACTTTTACAGAATTACAAAAACGATATCTAAAAAAATGCTTGGTCAATAATTTATCGGAGTATACCCTCAGATTTTATGAGGTAAGTTGTAATACATTTAATAAGTTCATCGACCTATCTCAACTTATGGCCTCAGAAGTTAATCGAGATTTGATAGACAATTATATCTTGTATTTAAGGAATACAGGAGTAAAGGCAGTGACAATTAATACCTATATCCATGGGATATCTCCAATCATTAAGTACGGTATGAGTTTGGGGTTAATCGAAAAGTTTGGCTTTAACGAAATAAAAACCACTGAGGAAATCAAGCAAATATATACACCTCATGAACTTCAGATTCTCCTAAAAAAGCCCAACATGAAATCATTTGCGGAATATCGTAATTGGGTCATTATTAATTTTTTACTTGGTACAGGTGTTAGGGCTTTGGAACTTAGAAGTATAAGGATTAAAGATATTGATTTAAAAATGAGTATGCTTATAGTTCCCAGAACAAAAAATGGAAAGCAAAGATATATACCCATTAGTAAGAGTTTGAATAAGATTTTGACGGATTATCTAGACTATCGAAAGGCAGAAAGCGAAGAAGATTTTTTGTTTTGTAATGAGTTCGGTCAATATTTACCAAGGACAACTTTGCAAATCGGAATAACAAAGTATTGTAAAAAAAGAGGAGTAAACAAATACTCATTGCATCTATTTAGGCATACCTTTGCCAATATGTGGATAGTCAATAATGGGAGTCTTTTCATTCTCCAAAAAATATTGGGTCACGCAAGTTTAAAGCAAGTCAATCATTATGCCAATTTAGCAATGGGTGATTTAAAGCAAAACTTTGATAGCTTTTGTGCTTTAGAAAGTGTAGCTGTCCAGGATAAGAATCGAATAAAAATGTAA
- a CDS encoding type II toxin-antitoxin system RelE/ParE family toxin — protein MFKVIIYEDKNGKSSIADYIAELDEKANTSKDSRVRLKKIYQYFELLKIYGTRAGLPSSKYIEEDIWELRPTNDRFFYVYWKNDTFVILHHYIKKTQKAPRQEIELAKRNLKDFLERSK, from the coding sequence GTGTTCAAAGTAATAATTTACGAGGATAAAAATGGTAAATCCTCGATTGCTGATTATATTGCAGAGCTGGATGAAAAGGCTAACACCAGTAAAGATAGTCGGGTAAGGCTGAAAAAAATATATCAGTATTTTGAACTGTTAAAAATATATGGTACTCGTGCAGGGTTACCATCTTCAAAATATATTGAGGAGGATATTTGGGAGCTTCGACCTACTAATGATCGATTTTTCTATGTGTACTGGAAGAACGATACATTTGTTATTCTTCATCACTACATAAAGAAGACTCAAAAAGCGCCTCGACAGGAAATTGAACTAGCAAAGAGGAACTTAAAAGACTTCTTGGAAAGGAGTAAATAA
- a CDS encoding helix-turn-helix domain-containing protein — MAIGRDWDDIKKNLSSLTQEDKDEIDFQVKLIGEILAARKEKGITQAELDSLCGVKQTHIARIENNNTDPQLSTIFKILRPLGKTLAVVDIPETLDHASDAHF, encoded by the coding sequence ATGGCAATTGGTAGAGATTGGGACGATATTAAAAAAAATCTGTCTTCTTTAACACAGGAGGATAAAGACGAGATTGATTTTCAAGTAAAATTGATTGGCGAGATTTTAGCAGCTAGGAAAGAAAAAGGAATAACTCAAGCAGAACTTGATTCTCTTTGTGGAGTGAAGCAAACTCATATAGCCCGAATAGAAAATAATAACACGGATCCACAACTTTCTACTATTTTTAAAATCTTGCGCCCACTTGGAAAAACTCTGGCTGTAGTGGATATACCAGAGACGTTAGATCATGCTTCTGATGCACATTTCTAA
- a CDS encoding helix-turn-helix domain-containing protein, translating to MRKAIKEYVDLVGVKNGGDRKSECKPCGLTQEEIAKELGVSVRELQNILSDLFSIKRTF from the coding sequence ATGCGGAAGGCGATTAAGGAATATGTAGATTTGGTTGGGGTTAAGAATGGTGGAGATAGAAAATCAGAATGCAAACCTTGCGGACTGACCCAAGAAGAAATAGCCAAAGAACTTGGAGTATCTGTCCGTGAATTACAAAACATCCTCTCTGACCTTTTCTCGATAAAACGGACATTCTAG
- a CDS encoding IS3-like element ISDha7 family transposase (programmed frameshift), whose protein sequence is MINVSKNGKRYNQEFKHDIIRLITEENRSVSSVVQDFGVNEQTVRNWLKQTKERQDPIKTKIAELEAELKARDKKIADQELTIDNLKKGYRHLRPKQPEIIYQMIKKASSSSCPVEKMCETLEVSRSGYYDWDRREPSKRQKENETILKVMKESHTKAQAMIGLDKLWSDVKEAGFQCGRNRVYRLQKQHGLYSVRKKPYRVCLTDSNHDLPKAPNLLNQKFKVEHPNKVWVTDITEFKTAKGSKLYLAAIKDLFHKEIVGWALAEHMRTELCLEALRNAVKRHRPLKGLIHHSDQGRQYCSTVYVEELKHWGMIRSMSRKGNPFDNACAESFFSTIKSERLHHKTYKDIEEARRDIFWYIECFYNRQRRHQALGNLTPAAFLKKHCETQKAA, encoded by the exons TTGGGGTCAATGAGCAAACTGTGCGCAACTGGCTTAAGCAAACCAAAGAGAGGCAAGATCCTATCAAGACCAAGATAGCCGAGCTTGAAGCTGAGCTTAAAGCAAGGGATAAAAAGATTGCCGATCAGGAGTTAACGATAGATA ATCTTAAAAAAGGCTACCGCCATCTTCGCCCAAAGCAACCGGAAATAATCTATCAGATGATTAAAAAAGCCAGCAGCTCCAGCTGCCCGGTTGAGAAGATGTGCGAAACCTTAGAGGTATCTCGGAGCGGTTATTATGATTGGGATAGGCGTGAACCCAGCAAGCGTCAAAAAGAGAACGAAACGATTCTTAAGGTGATGAAGGAAAGCCATACCAAGGCTCAGGCAATGATTGGTCTGGATAAACTTTGGAGCGATGTCAAAGAGGCAGGGTTTCAATGCGGTAGAAACCGGGTTTACCGATTACAAAAGCAACATGGACTATACAGTGTTCGAAAGAAGCCCTATCGCGTCTGTCTCACCGACTCGAATCATGATTTGCCCAAAGCCCCGAATCTCTTAAACCAAAAATTTAAGGTTGAGCACCCGAATAAAGTCTGGGTCACGGATATCACAGAATTTAAAACAGCTAAAGGAAGCAAGCTGTATCTGGCTGCCATCAAGGACTTATTTCATAAAGAAATTGTGGGTTGGGCTTTGGCTGAACACATGAGGACTGAGCTCTGTTTGGAAGCCTTAAGGAACGCTGTCAAGCGTCATAGACCGCTCAAAGGGTTGATTCATCATTCGGATCAAGGGCGGCAATACTGCAGCACCGTCTATGTCGAAGAATTAAAGCACTGGGGAATGATACGAAGTATGAGCAGAAAGGGCAACCCCTTTGATAATGCCTGCGCAGAGTCTTTTTTCAGCACCATTAAATCAGAAAGGCTCCATCACAAAACATACAAAGACATCGAGGAAGCAAGGCGGGATATCTTTTGGTACATCGAATGTTTTTATAATCGACAACGGAGGCATCAAGCGTTAGGGAATCTGACACCGGCAGCTTTTTTAAAGAAGCACTGTGAGACCCAAAAGGCTGCTTAG